Proteins found in one Aneurinibacillus uraniidurans genomic segment:
- a CDS encoding PAS domain-containing sensor histidine kinase, whose amino-acid sequence MLEQEFFQHLTDGVVIMDKQRIIQEMNPAAVRLTGWNIGERAPYCIFCQKRVIQEGEQRCLLMGHNPPPYFESEMPTMYGETIPVSFSTTYLSGAPDEEGKTVLMLRDLSQKKKEDEIRMAKLLARQTIEAQEAERKRIALELHDGVGQSLFSVSMALQVLARQTDPSTASFITDTLPVLQDAMQEVKRLSADLRPPALDMLGLNAALTSLIRRIEQHFPLAVTLHSNVDADTRFTPQLELNVYRIIQEALHNIAKHAHSPQAIVEVIHDRKKNRLTVTITDQGTGFDTEVVHHGGGLGLRHMTERTRLLDGTIRILSVPGGGTTIHVSIPCTNKDM is encoded by the coding sequence ATGCTCGAACAAGAATTTTTTCAGCACTTGACCGATGGGGTAGTCATTATGGACAAACAGCGCATCATTCAAGAAATGAACCCTGCTGCTGTTCGACTAACAGGATGGAATATCGGAGAGCGAGCTCCCTATTGTATCTTCTGCCAAAAACGCGTCATCCAGGAAGGCGAGCAGCGCTGCCTTTTAATGGGCCATAATCCACCTCCCTACTTCGAGTCAGAGATGCCCACGATGTACGGCGAAACCATTCCTGTGTCATTTAGCACAACATATCTTTCCGGGGCTCCTGATGAAGAGGGCAAAACAGTTTTAATGTTGCGGGATTTGTCCCAGAAGAAAAAAGAAGACGAGATTCGCATGGCGAAACTGCTGGCTCGTCAGACAATCGAGGCACAGGAGGCAGAGCGAAAACGAATCGCACTTGAACTGCATGACGGTGTCGGGCAGTCACTTTTTAGCGTATCCATGGCGCTGCAAGTGCTTGCCCGTCAGACCGATCCTTCTACAGCTTCTTTTATTACCGACACGCTGCCTGTGCTGCAGGATGCGATGCAGGAAGTGAAGCGGCTGTCTGCTGACTTGCGTCCACCCGCTCTCGATATGCTCGGACTCAACGCTGCGCTTACCTCGTTAATTCGGCGCATCGAGCAGCATTTTCCACTTGCCGTTACGCTACATTCTAACGTGGACGCGGATACACGCTTTACGCCACAGCTTGAGCTCAATGTGTACCGTATCATTCAAGAAGCCTTGCATAACATTGCCAAACACGCGCATAGCCCACAAGCGATCGTGGAGGTTATACATGATCGCAAAAAAAATCGGCTCACTGTCACCATTACCGATCAGGGCACAGGCTTTGACACCGAAGTGGTTCACCATGGAGGAGGACTCGGGCTGCGCCATATGACAGAGCGAACCCGCCTGCTTGACGGCACGATTCGCATTTTATCTGTACCTGGCGGTGGCACGACCATCCATGTTAGTATTCCGTGTACCAACAAGGATATGTAG